From a region of the Odoribacter splanchnicus DSM 20712 genome:
- a CDS encoding bifunctional ADP-dependent NAD(P)H-hydrate dehydratase/NAD(P)H-hydrate epimerase: protein MEKLNKVFRTAQLAAIDKYTIEHEPVSSLDLMERAAGIWTDRFLKIFTEVAGVVVIAGNGNNGGDGYAIARLLNRRGVPVRVFRIAGTQDRSPDCEANYRRWLTRGKVEELKQADDLVLQKGEIVIDAIFGSGLNRPVTGLAARIIKQMNASVNRVVAVDIPSGLAGEDNTWNDPETIVCAEYTFTFQFPKLAFMLAENEKYVGRWEVLDIGLHPEIIARQPTDWFYTTEDTVKAILPPSPVFAHKGTNGKGLLIAGSYGMMGAAVLGAKAAVRSGIGLLYCHIPGKGIEVIQTTVPEAIPDPDESAERFSAVCKLRDYDAIAVGPAIGQGPETVGGLEKLLRTWRGTTILDADALNIIAEHRELLDLLHEGCILTPHMKEFERLAGKSVNDFERLNKLSIFANQYRVHIVLKGAHSVIATPDRRLFFNMSGNPGMAKGGAGDVLTGVLLALAANKLNLLDLLRIGVFAHGLAGDCVAEKEGRRGCCAGMIAERMGEAWKRLEK from the coding sequence ATGGAAAAGTTAAATAAAGTTTTTCGAACGGCTCAGCTGGCTGCGATTGATAAATATACAATTGAGCATGAGCCGGTAAGCTCTTTGGATTTGATGGAACGGGCTGCCGGGATTTGGACAGATCGTTTTTTGAAAATTTTCACTGAAGTTGCAGGAGTGGTCGTGATTGCCGGGAATGGGAATAATGGTGGCGATGGATATGCGATTGCCAGATTATTGAATCGGCGGGGAGTGCCGGTCAGAGTATTCCGGATTGCCGGGACCCAGGATAGAAGCCCCGATTGTGAGGCGAATTATCGGCGTTGGTTGACCAGGGGAAAGGTGGAAGAATTAAAGCAGGCCGATGATTTGGTGTTACAGAAGGGAGAAATCGTGATCGATGCTATTTTCGGATCGGGGCTGAATCGTCCGGTAACCGGTTTGGCAGCCCGGATTATCAAGCAAATGAATGCTTCTGTTAACCGGGTGGTGGCTGTCGATATTCCTTCCGGGTTGGCAGGGGAGGATAATACCTGGAACGATCCCGAAACCATTGTTTGTGCAGAGTATACCTTCACTTTTCAGTTCCCGAAGTTAGCCTTTATGCTGGCGGAGAATGAAAAATATGTCGGCCGGTGGGAAGTGCTGGATATCGGCTTACATCCTGAAATCATCGCTCGGCAACCGACCGATTGGTTTTATACGACAGAAGATACGGTAAAAGCGATTTTACCTCCTTCGCCGGTTTTTGCTCATAAAGGTACTAATGGGAAAGGACTGTTGATCGCTGGCAGTTATGGGATGATGGGGGCGGCTGTTTTGGGGGCTAAAGCGGCTGTACGCTCGGGTATCGGTTTGTTGTACTGTCATATTCCGGGTAAAGGAATCGAGGTGATACAGACGACTGTGCCGGAAGCGATTCCTGATCCGGATGAATCGGCCGAACGGTTTTCTGCTGTCTGTAAACTGAGAGATTACGATGCGATTGCTGTCGGACCTGCTATAGGGCAAGGACCGGAGACTGTCGGTGGATTGGAAAAATTATTACGTACCTGGAGAGGGACGACGATTCTGGATGCAGATGCGCTGAATATTATAGCGGAACACCGGGAGTTATTGGATTTACTCCATGAAGGCTGTATTCTTACTCCGCATATGAAAGAATTTGAAAGATTAGCAGGAAAAAGTGTAAATGATTTTGAGAGATTAAATAAATTAAGCATTTTTGCAAATCAATATCGGGTGCATATCGTGTTGAAAGGAGCTCATTCCGTTATCGCTACTCCGGATCGCCGGCTTTTCTTCAATATGAGTGGTAATCCGGGAATGGCTAAAGGCGGGGCGGGGGATGTTTTAACAGGAGTGCTGCTGGCTTTGGCTGCCAATAAATTGAATTTGTTGGATTTGCTCCGGATAGGAGTTTTTGCCCATGGGCTGGCCGGTGATTGTGTCGCGGAAAAAGAAGGCCGGAGAGGATGTTGTGCCGGAATGATAGCCGAGAGAATGGGAGAGGCCTGGAAAAGATTAGAAAAATAA
- a CDS encoding peptide MFS transporter, whose protein sequence is MSKNHPKGLLTAALSNMGERFGYYIMNAVLVLFLCSKFGLSEAASGTIYSFFYAGIYILSLVGGLIADRTQNYKGTIKTGLVVMATGYIILSIPILATAANTTWLLTLTCFALFLIAFGNGLFKGNLQAIVGQMYDNFEAEAAKKGPEALKIAKDKRDSGFQIFYVFINVGGLIAPFIAPVLRQWWLGVNGFTYNAQLPALCHEYINNAAAMAPEALANLQQLITSAGGSIVDLTVSCAQYLQIFNEGIHYSFIASVAAMLISLIIFFVSQKTFPTPAKKIAAQNVSYTPEEKAAMAKEIKQRMYALFAVLGIVIFFWFSFHQNGMSLSFFARDFVDSSAVAPEVWQAINPFFVIALTPVIMAIFGGLAKRGKEISTPRKIAIGMFIAGTAFLFLAVFSLIKGYPSANDFKLLPIAEQMANKAHWWVLIATYFFLTVAELFISPLGLSFVSKVAPKSMLGLCQGLWLAATALGNLLLWIGPLMYNAWPIWQCWTVFFIVCLVSMGVMLGMVKWLERVTK, encoded by the coding sequence ATGTCTAAAAATCATCCTAAGGGGTTGCTTACTGCAGCTCTGAGTAATATGGGAGAACGCTTCGGCTACTATATCATGAATGCCGTATTGGTGTTGTTCCTGTGTTCTAAATTTGGTTTAAGCGAAGCCGCCAGTGGTACTATTTACTCATTCTTTTATGCTGGCATATATATTTTAAGTCTTGTCGGAGGTCTGATTGCTGACCGCACTCAAAATTACAAAGGAACTATTAAAACAGGTCTTGTTGTAATGGCCACCGGATACATTATTCTTTCCATTCCAATTCTTGCTACGGCAGCCAACACCACCTGGTTGCTGACCCTTACCTGTTTTGCACTTTTCCTGATTGCATTCGGAAACGGTTTGTTCAAAGGAAATCTGCAGGCAATTGTCGGCCAGATGTATGATAATTTCGAAGCCGAAGCTGCCAAGAAAGGCCCGGAGGCTCTCAAAATCGCAAAAGACAAACGGGACTCCGGATTCCAGATTTTTTATGTATTTATTAATGTGGGTGGATTGATCGCTCCATTCATTGCACCGGTATTACGCCAGTGGTGGTTGGGTGTAAACGGTTTCACTTACAATGCACAACTTCCGGCACTTTGCCATGAATATATCAACAACGCCGCTGCCATGGCTCCCGAAGCATTGGCGAACTTGCAACAATTAATAACTTCAGCCGGAGGTTCCATTGTTGACTTGACCGTTTCTTGCGCTCAATATTTACAGATTTTCAATGAAGGTATCCACTATTCATTCATTGCATCTGTTGCCGCGATGCTGATTTCTCTCATTATTTTCTTCGTCTCTCAAAAAACATTTCCTACTCCTGCAAAGAAAATTGCAGCTCAAAATGTAAGTTACACACCAGAAGAAAAAGCTGCTATGGCGAAAGAAATCAAACAAAGAATGTATGCGCTGTTCGCTGTATTGGGTATCGTTATCTTTTTCTGGTTCTCGTTTCACCAGAATGGTATGTCCTTATCATTCTTTGCCCGTGATTTCGTAGATTCGTCGGCCGTTGCACCAGAAGTATGGCAAGCAATCAATCCGTTCTTCGTAATTGCGCTGACACCTGTCATCATGGCCATTTTCGGAGGATTAGCAAAACGCGGTAAAGAAATTTCAACTCCCCGCAAAATTGCAATCGGTATGTTCATTGCAGGAACGGCATTCTTGTTCCTTGCCGTTTTTTCTCTGATAAAGGGTTATCCCTCCGCAAACGACTTCAAATTATTACCCATTGCAGAACAAATGGCAAACAAAGCTCATTGGTGGGTTTTGATTGCAACCTATTTCTTCCTGACGGTTGCTGAATTGTTTATCTCTCCGCTGGGACTGTCTTTCGTATCGAAAGTAGCACCTAAAAGTATGCTAGGTCTGTGTCAGGGTCTGTGGTTGGCGGCTACGGCTCTTGGTAACCTGTTGCTTTGGATTGGCCCGCTCATGTATAATGCATGGCCGATCTGGCAATGCTGGACAGTATTCTTTATTGTATGTCTCGTGTCCATGGGAGTCATGTTGGGTATGGTTAAATGGCTTGAAAGAGTCACAAAATAA
- a CDS encoding peptide MFS transporter, translated as MFQNQPKGLYALALANTGERFGYYTMLAIFTLFLQAKFGFSSAATSNIFAGFLALVYFLPILGGILADKFGYGKMVTAGIIVMFAGYTCLAIPTGGDAFGVAAMFGALFLIALGTGLFKGNLQVMVGNLYDDPKYSDKRDTAFSLFYMAINIGALFAPTAASKITENFMAKAGLKYQGDIPALCHEYLEKGQQMAANSLDTLTHFAQSQASAFNGDLATFAHKYIDELSLSYHYGFAVACISLIVSMLIYQVFKSTFKHADINTKQAAASGKQENIVELTPEQTRSRITALVLVFAVVIFFWMAFHQNGLTLTFFARDYTARTADGAIGMSFNVFNLVFVITLIYSLFSLFQSKEAKSKLISAVVAVISVSILVYKYLSLAPGSFIEVLPQMFQHFNPFFVVALTPVSLAVFGALAKRGSEPSAPRKIGIGMFIAALGFTVMALSSMGLPTPNPDGAIVVANDLLVSPSVLINTYLVLTFAELFLSPMGISFVSKVAPPKYKGLMMGLWFGATAVGNYLVSIIGMLWGHMPLWALWSILIVLCLISALFIFMMMKRLENATK; from the coding sequence ATGTTTCAAAACCAACCTAAAGGATTGTATGCCCTGGCTCTTGCAAACACAGGAGAACGTTTCGGGTATTACACGATGCTTGCTATCTTTACACTTTTCCTGCAAGCAAAATTTGGCTTCAGTTCAGCAGCTACATCAAACATTTTTGCGGGTTTCTTAGCCTTAGTTTATTTTTTACCCATCTTAGGGGGTATCCTGGCCGATAAATTCGGTTATGGTAAAATGGTAACAGCAGGTATCATCGTCATGTTTGCCGGTTATACCTGTCTTGCTATTCCTACCGGAGGGGATGCTTTTGGAGTTGCCGCTATGTTCGGGGCTCTTTTCCTGATCGCATTAGGTACCGGATTATTCAAAGGTAATCTCCAGGTAATGGTAGGAAACCTTTACGACGATCCTAAATATTCAGACAAACGGGACACAGCATTCAGTTTATTTTATATGGCGATCAATATCGGTGCTCTTTTTGCTCCGACAGCCGCTTCAAAAATCACAGAAAATTTCATGGCGAAAGCAGGCCTTAAATACCAAGGTGATATACCTGCACTTTGCCACGAATATCTGGAAAAAGGCCAGCAAATGGCAGCTAATTCCCTGGACACCCTGACTCATTTCGCACAGTCACAAGCTTCCGCATTCAACGGAGATCTGGCAACATTCGCTCATAAATACATCGATGAATTATCACTTTCTTACCACTATGGTTTCGCAGTGGCTTGTATATCTCTGATTGTATCTATGTTGATCTATCAGGTATTCAAGAGTACCTTCAAACATGCAGATATCAATACCAAACAAGCTGCAGCAAGCGGAAAACAAGAAAATATTGTCGAATTAACTCCGGAACAAACCAGATCCCGCATTACCGCTCTCGTACTGGTATTCGCCGTAGTGATCTTCTTCTGGATGGCTTTCCACCAAAACGGCCTTACCCTTACTTTCTTTGCCCGTGATTATACAGCCAGAACCGCCGATGGCGCTATAGGTATGAGCTTTAATGTTTTCAACCTGGTATTCGTGATTACTTTGATTTATAGTTTGTTCTCTCTGTTCCAGTCCAAAGAAGCTAAATCCAAACTGATATCGGCAGTTGTCGCAGTTATTTCTGTCAGCATATTAGTCTACAAATATCTGTCGTTAGCACCGGGTTCTTTCATTGAAGTTCTTCCTCAGATGTTCCAGCACTTCAATCCGTTCTTCGTTGTTGCTCTGACCCCTGTATCTCTTGCTGTATTCGGAGCTTTGGCCAAGCGAGGCAGCGAACCTTCGGCACCCCGTAAAATCGGTATCGGTATGTTTATCGCAGCTTTAGGATTTACCGTGATGGCTCTGTCTTCTATGGGACTTCCCACTCCCAATCCTGACGGAGCGATTGTTGTAGCTAATGATTTACTCGTATCTCCTTCTGTTTTGATCAATACCTACCTGGTATTAACCTTTGCCGAATTGTTTCTTTCACCTATGGGTATTTCATTCGTATCGAAAGTAGCCCCTCCAAAATACAAAGGTTTGATGATGGGTTTATGGTTCGGAGCAACTGCAGTCGGTAACTATCTGGTTTCTATCATCGGTATGCTTTGGGGTCACATGCCATTATGGGCATTATGGTCTATCCTCATCGTTTTGTGTCTGATCTCTGCATTATTCATCTTTATGATGATGAAACGTTTGGAGAATGCCACGAAATAA
- a CDS encoding PDC sensor domain-containing protein, whose amino-acid sequence MFKQINHSFAAKLNIYLISSAFLLWGIGFCLFYHYSSRAIEHQAYLKIDESAEKINLKVTRLLRTIEKIPENLSWIIPSYVTHADSIYAITRQVVLNNYEIFGCAIAFEPYYFPDKGYYFAPYSYMSGDSVVTTQIDPKYDYYQKNWYRISKERNVSRWSRPYHELSSNDILTSTYSVPLRDPKNNVIGIFSVDLSLNWLTELIDSVKPYEDSYSIIVNREGRYILHPGNDFFTDLDKDILHEAEILQDTNASKLAHLMMQGQKGK is encoded by the coding sequence ATGTTTAAACAGATCAACCATTCCTTTGCAGCGAAACTCAATATATACCTTATTTCGTCGGCATTTCTATTATGGGGAATCGGTTTTTGCTTGTTCTATCACTATTCCTCCAGGGCGATCGAGCACCAAGCTTACCTGAAAATCGACGAATCGGCGGAAAAAATCAATCTTAAAGTGACTCGTTTATTGAGGACGATAGAAAAGATCCCTGAAAATCTCAGCTGGATTATCCCTTCCTATGTTACTCATGCCGATTCGATTTATGCGATTACCCGGCAGGTCGTTTTGAACAATTATGAGATCTTCGGATGTGCTATAGCTTTCGAACCCTATTATTTTCCGGATAAAGGGTATTATTTCGCTCCTTATTCATACATGAGTGGCGATAGTGTCGTCACCACACAAATCGACCCGAAATACGATTACTATCAAAAAAATTGGTACCGGATCTCAAAAGAAAGGAATGTCTCCCGCTGGAGTCGTCCTTACCACGAGCTTTCGTCCAACGATATCCTGACCTCCACCTATTCGGTACCGCTCCGGGACCCCAAAAATAATGTAATCGGTATTTTTTCGGTCGACCTCTCTTTGAATTGGCTGACCGAGCTGATCGACTCGGTCAAACCCTATGAAGACAGTTATAGCATTATAGTCAATCGGGAAGGAAGGTATATACTTCATCCGGGAAACGACTTTTTCACGGATCTGGATAAAGATATCCTTCATGAAGCGGAAATCCTTCAGGACACCAATGCTTCAAAGTTGGCGCATCTCATGATGCAGGGGCAAAAAGGGAAATGA
- a CDS encoding SpoIIE family protein phosphatase, whose translation MATLFPYSHIFDKLHRFTWIIILSSVLFLALLVIICTTTVRKITRPLKIFAASTHSIAEGNFNITLPVIHTQDEMLDLYNAFSEMQEKLSKYMKNLETTIAAKEKIESELRIAHDIQMSMLPKNFPPFPGHEIDLYAVLYPARQVGGDLYDFFIHENTLFFAIGDVSGKGIPASLLMASTISLLRTLSSGSNSPSQIAYSLNNSIAERNEADMFVTFFIGMLDLRTGVMKYCNAGHTPPVLTSPDRTVAFFEMQSDLPLGILKNHNYQEYTYRFVSGSGILLYTDGVTDAENEKNEFYTRERLLEIVTQNQELHPREFIRSIINDIQSHIKSHELSDDLSMLTKNHKIYQFFFVIFK comes from the coding sequence ATGGCTACCTTGTTTCCTTATTCTCATATTTTCGACAAATTACACCGATTCACTTGGATCATCATTCTTTCTTCGGTATTATTTCTGGCTCTCCTGGTGATTATCTGTACTACAACCGTTCGTAAAATTACGAGACCTTTAAAAATATTCGCAGCTTCCACGCATTCCATTGCGGAGGGAAATTTCAACATAACTCTACCGGTCATCCACACCCAAGATGAAATGCTGGATCTTTATAATGCTTTCAGTGAAATGCAGGAAAAGCTTTCAAAATATATGAAAAACCTGGAAACGACTATAGCAGCTAAAGAGAAAATAGAAAGTGAGCTACGCATAGCACATGATATTCAAATGAGTATGCTTCCCAAAAATTTTCCTCCTTTTCCCGGTCATGAAATAGACCTTTATGCAGTACTCTATCCGGCCCGTCAAGTCGGTGGTGATTTATACGACTTCTTTATCCATGAGAACACCCTCTTTTTTGCTATCGGCGATGTATCGGGAAAAGGGATTCCTGCTTCGCTTCTGATGGCCTCTACCATCAGTCTGCTACGTACGCTTTCCTCAGGCAGCAATTCTCCGTCACAGATTGCTTATTCGTTAAATAATAGTATTGCTGAAAGGAATGAAGCCGATATGTTTGTGACCTTCTTCATCGGAATGCTGGATCTCCGAACCGGAGTAATGAAATATTGCAATGCAGGTCACACTCCTCCGGTACTGACAAGTCCGGATCGGACAGTAGCTTTCTTTGAAATGCAATCCGATCTTCCTTTAGGTATCCTAAAAAATCATAATTATCAGGAGTACACCTACCGATTCGTGAGCGGCTCGGGTATATTACTATATACCGACGGCGTTACGGATGCAGAAAATGAAAAGAACGAATTTTATACCCGGGAACGTCTTTTGGAGATAGTGACTCAAAATCAGGAACTACACCCCCGCGAATTTATCCGTTCGATAATCAATGATATTCAGTCACATATCAAATCACACGAACTATCCGACGATCTCAGTATGCTCACAAAAAATCATAAAATATACCAGTTTTTCTTTGTGATATTTAAATAA
- a CDS encoding transposase has product MAKVQNISEIHPTLGFTEFDILERYRKSFHESELGRLHSVFPFEHIAKTVGLSDQHLGRRNIFSPCAKIALMVLKAYTGFSDRQLVEHLNGNIHYQMFCGIMINPSFPITNYKIVSAIRNEIASRLDVDSLQEVLASHWKPYLDSLHVCMADATCNESHMRYPTDMKLLWESLEWLYRYICRHCVELGIRRPRNKYRNVAESYLSYCKKRKRKASRTKMLKRRMIRLLEKLLIQRDEIHREYGTLLRYTQDYQKRLSIIRKVLVQEKEMFVGKKVRDRIVSIDRHYVRPIVRGKETKSVEFGAKVNNIQIDGISFIEHLSFKAFNEGIRLKDCIRMQQKLMNVRVRCVAADSIYANNANRKFCTKYGISTSFVRKGRAARDESLRKVLRSELSKERATRLEGSFGTQKQHYSLSRIKARNRKTEILWIFFGIHTANAILMIDKVRNRALKAA; this is encoded by the coding sequence ATGGCAAAAGTACAAAATATTTCAGAAATTCACCCTACTTTGGGGTTTACAGAATTTGATATTCTGGAAAGATACCGCAAAAGTTTTCATGAGAGTGAGCTTGGCAGGCTTCATTCGGTATTTCCATTTGAGCATATAGCAAAGACTGTGGGCTTGTCGGACCAGCATCTGGGGCGCAGGAATATATTCAGTCCCTGCGCAAAGATTGCCCTTATGGTCCTGAAGGCATACACCGGATTCTCTGACAGGCAGCTGGTGGAACATCTGAACGGGAACATACACTACCAGATGTTCTGCGGGATTATGATAAATCCGTCCTTTCCCATAACCAACTACAAGATAGTCAGTGCTATCCGTAATGAGATAGCGTCCCGTCTTGATGTTGATTCCCTCCAGGAAGTGCTGGCTTCACACTGGAAACCCTATCTTGACAGCCTTCACGTCTGTATGGCCGATGCCACATGCAATGAAAGCCATATGCGTTATCCTACTGACATGAAACTCCTTTGGGAAAGCCTTGAATGGCTCTATAGATATATCTGCAGGCATTGTGTGGAGCTTGGCATAAGACGTCCCCGCAACAAATACAGGAATGTAGCGGAGTCCTATCTGTCCTACTGCAAGAAAAGAAAAAGGAAGGCTTCGAGGACAAAAATGCTCAAGCGTCGTATGATCAGGCTTCTTGAAAAGCTCCTCATACAGAGGGATGAGATTCATCGAGAGTACGGAACCTTACTCCGCTATACCCAGGATTACCAGAAACGTCTTTCCATCATCAGAAAGGTTCTTGTACAGGAAAAGGAAATGTTTGTAGGGAAGAAGGTCAGGGACCGCATCGTCAGCATTGACCGTCATTATGTACGTCCCATTGTAAGAGGCAAGGAAACAAAGTCCGTCGAGTTCGGTGCGAAGGTCAACAACATACAGATAGACGGCATATCGTTCATCGAACACCTCTCGTTCAAGGCTTTCAACGAAGGTATACGCCTGAAGGACTGTATCCGCATGCAGCAGAAGCTCATGAATGTGAGGGTAAGATGCGTGGCTGCCGATTCCATATATGCCAATAATGCCAACAGAAAGTTCTGTACAAAATATGGAATATCAACATCCTTTGTACGCAAGGGAAGGGCGGCCAGGGATGAATCCTTGAGAAAGGTTCTCAGAAGTGAACTCTCCAAAGAAAGGGCCACCAGGCTTGAAGGCAGCTTCGGCACTCAAAAGCAACATTACTCACTCTCAAGGATAAAGGCACGGAACAGAAAGACGGAAATCCTTTGGATTTTCTTTGGAATACATACGGCAAATGCCATACTGATGATAGATAAGGTCAGGAACAGAGCGCTGAAAGCAGCATGA